The region gctgtgccatatagtgctctgcaccgttgccccatagctgtgccatatatataatgctctgcaccgttgccccatagctgtgccacatatataatgctctgcaccgttgccccatagctgtgccatatatataatgctttgcaccgttgccccatagctgtgccatatatgctctgcaccgttgccccatagctgtgccatatatataatgctctgcaccattgccccatagctgtgccatatatagtgctctgcaccgttgccccatagctgtgccatatatataatgctctgcaccattgccccatagctgtgccatatatataatgctctgcaccgttgccccatagctgtgccatatatataatgctctgcaccgttgccccatagctgtgccatatatgctctgcaccgttgccccatagctgtgccatatatataatgctctgcaccgttgccccatagctgtgccatatagtgctctgcaccgttgccccatacctgtgccatatagtgctctgcaccgttgccccatagctgtgccatatatgctctgcaccgttgccccatagatactccacataaatctgtgccattgctgctgctgcaataaaaataataaaacacatactcacctctcttgcttgcagctccccagcgtccggtcccggcgtctctctgcactgactgatcaggcacagggcggcgcgcacactataagcgtcatcgcgccctctgacctgcacagtcagagcggacagcggagagacgccgggaagatggcgcggcgcccggcgtgtggaacgagggaaggtaaatatgacatacttaccttctcccggcgtcccgctccttcccccagacagctggtcttcggtgcctcagcctcttcctctatcagcggtcaccgttaccgcttcattagagaaatgaataggcggctccacccctatgggagtggtgtccatattcatttctctaatgagcggtcccacgtgaccactcaggggaagagctgcggcacccggagaccgtgggacgggcagggggagcgacaggaacgccggaactaggtgagtatatgacagtcctcacccgccgaccccaccaccgatcatgactcgagtataagccgagaggggcactttcagcccaaaaatttgggctgaaaatctctgcttatactcgagtatatacggtagttagtaCTTGCCTGACTGCAGTTAAGTCCCTTGTCCCCTGTCATATCCCGAACCTGCTTAGTCTAACTTGTATCCCGTTTCCATTTATGACTTGTCTGCCATTACAAAGTCGCACCATCTGTTCCAGTTCCATTGGCTGTCCTGTCTACTATCCTGTAGCTGCATAGTCTGTACCAGTACCATTGGCCATCCTGCCTTCTACCCTAAGGCTGCACAGTCTGAAACCGTATCTGTGGTTGTCCTGTCCTACCTGGGTCCCACTATCTGAACTAGCATTTCTGACCCTTGGGGTCAGTTGCTACTGCCCCAGACACTGCCTTGGAGAGGTACCTGGAAGCTACCTGCCgctcaagcctgacctcaccatcagaagctACAGTGAATACCAGGTAGCTGCTTATTTATGCCCCTTCAAGATAAGTCTGGCTGTAGTGCAGTTGGTCCACGATCCACAGGCATTACAGAATTGATGTTTTTCCTATATTTAAAGTCAGTAGAGATTATTCCCTTGTTGTGAAGTTGTTAGGTGCATCATTAAATATGTATCACCTTTTCCAACCTCAAGAACTTTATTGATTTTGCCTCTTTGATACCAAGTAATGACCCAGCTGTGGCCAAATTACACAGCAATCCCTTTACCATGCAGCCATTAGGATCCTCTGCAGATGCTGCACTGTCCATCTAATCTGCCTGTATATGTGTTGTTAATTATACAAATATTGCTTATGGCAAAACATTTATTTCGATGAATTAACCTAATTATTAAACAGCTGGCAGCTGCAGTAATTACTTTAAGATTATAATACATGATATCTGTTAAAATATAATTACTATGATCTATCAACCGAGTAATTAAAGAAAGAAACTGACTTCTTTATACCTCATTACTTTATTTCCCTTCAAAACTGTTACATAATGACACTATATTAGAAGTGTACCCAGTGAGTGACACAGTCATTTAAAGCTGAATCTATAGATATTAAAGGTCATAAGCATATTTAGTCAAAACTTCCAGACATTTCGTGTATTGttatttttttcctgtcttctAAATTTAAAAATATAATTATAGACTAAAAAATTGATTGCAGTGAGTACACTCACCAAGCATGAAATTGACCTGTTATGGTGAAAAAATAAGTAGTGTTGTAAAGACTTTAATTATTCGCTAAGCAATGTACTTGTGGTATTAGTCAATGCTCTCAAATCTAGTATGTGACTCAGATGCAATGAAAGGAACAGAAAACAATAATTGTTTTTCAACTCATACAACTCATATAATCCCCTGGCATTGGCTGAGGTCTTATCGTTACATATTATTGAGGTGGGCTTAATGgcattgctttttgcaatttgacaAAGCACTAATCAATTAAATCAGAGGAAAATAATACGCAGTCTTTAAGGCAAAAACACTTGTTCTATTACAGTTTGATCCTTTGCTTTATGCGAAGTGGAAAGACGTGCAAAGTGCTGCTTCAGTCCAGTTATCACTTGGCCTTATATCAATCTCCTAATGACTTGAACGAGTAATTAATTGGGTTCTCATTTGTATTCTCAGCTAGATTAGTCTTAAAAAGTATAGAATGAACTAAGCAAGAATAACTAATTAGAAACATTGCATGCAACATCAAGAGTGTCACTTAGGCTTTTTCACGATGTAACAGTGGTAAATACAATGGCTCTATTTTTTCCTGCTTTTTGCCTGCTCACAAGCTGAAGCCATTGGTATGATAATGTTTATCATTGTCTGTGGCACCATTTTTGGGTCATGGACCATATTGTAGAGAAGATTTCTTCCTTCAGCTCTTCCTTTTTCAGAACACATGGCTTTTCTCCAGAGTCGTAATATAAGACCACCTTTGAATAAAAAGGGAAAGCAAATGCACATATTATCTCTATAAATATTAATATGCATAATAATATCTTATACTAGTTTAATTCCTGTAAAGAGAATGTGCCAATGTGACAGGCTCCTCCTGAAATTCGTCTTGATGGCCCCCAAGTCTCCAAATTTATGCATAATAGGAACATGTATCTTGTACACGTGGCAGGATCTCGTCCTTCCATGCAAATTGATGGTTAGGATCATTTGAATCATGTGATATAATTTACTTCAAGGCTCCTTTACACCATATATTCAATTCTTAACTAATGTAATTTAATTGCTATATCTTATAAACTTGGTATTTTTTAGCCCGTGTTTGCTCCTGAACCAAAAAGGATATACAGCTGTCACCTTTCTTAAACTAACACACATGAAAGAAACCATGATGTAGAAAGTTGACTGTTAACTAGAGAATTTTATGAAGTAGAATTGAATTCTATTACAAAAATCAATAATCACCAAAATGCAGATTGTTTTCACCAAGTCTAaacggttaaaaataaaaaatacttatccTCACCTAATCACTTATCTTTCTGCTCCTAACAGCCTCTAGTACGGATGCATCCTCATGCTATTTTCACAAGCGCTGAAATCCTGAGCATAAGGTCTCATCGTGGACCATGATATTCCATGCACATGTGCAGAACCATCTGGGACCTCACCAGAACAAGAAGTCCCAGCCTAGTGTAAAAAGACCCAGGATTTCAATGCTCGTGGCTGTGATAAGAAGATGTGATGAGGACCGAATAGTGGGTGGTGATGAGCGGAGGGGAAGTGAGATGAGTAAGTATTACTTTATGTTTCATTTTTTACATCTTACAGTTGATATTGGCAGTTTAACTCTGTAGATGCTGTAATTAATAGGTGAGACCAATGTGAAGATAGACCCTGAGAAGGTATCTTCTAGTTCCAGGAGCTCGCAGGATGACAACATCAAGGCGAAGGCATCTTCTGAGTCTCCATTGTCCACCGACCAGGAGTCCCAATCCATCTTTGTTTCTCCCAAGGGGACAGCTATTCCTACCGGACTAAGAGAGACTTAGCAAATTATGGTTCCTGTTTCCAAATCTTCTTCATTCTGTTCCGAGGATGTCCAGCCTGTGAGACGCACCCTGGCCAAGAAGAAGGTGGGAGACGTAACCTTTCATCCAGTGGCTTGGAGAGAGCGTAGTACTGATGAGAGGTTGTGGGAGCTCAGGAGAAAAAATCTGGCTTCAACTTCTCTGCAAGGAGTCCTCAGGGGCTTGAAGAAGACGGGGCATAATGGGGTGGGGTTCTATGGTGTTTCTCCTTGTGCCTCCGCATGTTCTCCTCCTCTCACCTTGTGGAAACGCCGGCTTACTCACCACCCCGGCAGCAGCAGCATCCTCAGAAGCTGTCTCCTTTTCCACTGTGCGTGCATACAAAATCCCCTCAGCACCCCTTGAAGGTGCAGCATGCACGCATAGTAAaatgcccccagctgtcagctgggAGGTATTTAGTTAAAGTATTTCCCTGCAAGttgtctcccagccaatagctgggaggcatcttgtatataaGATATGTATACGACACACCCCACAaaagggaggtgcctgagctaccTCTATAGTTTGTCTTAGTGGTGTTGGTGTTTGTAACTTTATGTTGCCAGGTCTCCCATCCCTAGTCTGTTATAATTATTCCTGTATCATGTGTTCTAGTTAACCTAGTATAATTTGTCCATGTTCCTGTGACTGCTTAGATGGTATCCTAAGCTGAAATCACGTCTGCGTTACCTGTACTCAATTACCTGATTTCCTGGTCTCAGTGCAGCCAGTGTCTGTTGTCCCTGGTCCTAGTGTGGCCGACTCTAGAATTGTTTCCCGATATCTATGAGTGTGGGCAAGAACCTATCTTCAATATTCAAGttggtcttagggtactgtcacacagtgcaattttgatcgctacgacggcacgattcgtgacgtcgcagcatcgtatgattattgctccagcctcgtagactgcggtcacactgtgcaatcacggcgctggagcgatgccgaagtccccgggtaaccagggtaaacatcgggttactaagcgcagggccgcgcttagtaacccgatgtttaccctggttaccagcgtaaacgtaaaaaaaacaaacagtacatacttacattccggtgtctgtcccccggcgttctgcttctctccactgtgtaagcgccatagccggaaagcacagcggtgacgtcaccgcgtcaccgctgtgctcgctttccggctggccggcgctcacagtgcagagaagctgagacgccggaggacagacactggaatgtgagtatgtactgcttgttttttttacgtttacgctggtaaccagggtaaacatcgggttactaagcgcggccctgcgcttagttacccgatgtttaccctggttacaagcgaacacatcgctggatcgctgtcacacacaacgatccagcgatgtcagcgggtgatcaagcgacgaaagaaagttccatacgatctgctacgacgtacgattctcagcagggtccctgatcgctgctgcgtgtcagacacagcgatatcgtatggatatcgctagaacgtcacgaatcgtaccgtcgtagcgatcaaaattgcactgtgtgacagtacccttacagtccgTCAATCTTCATATTCTGCTAGTCTGTGACCTCGGTCATGTCTCCTCGTGTCAGCAAACCCAACCCCTGGTATCGGCAGCTGCAATACCGGCGCCTACCaaaagtggtacctggtggctacctgcagcccagttgGTCAACACCATGAGGAGCTCCAGCAAACACCAAGTAGCTGCTTAtttgatattttgatagatcggacttttacagaATAACAATGAGTTATTTTTTGtttaatttatttctttatttttaaaggagGAAAAAGTGGGTGATTCAAAatttcctttttatatatatatatatatatatatatatatatgtatagatttTTTGAAAAGTTTTTTAATTTCTTAGTTCACTCAAAATCTTATCTGATTCCTTGTTCAATATACTGTGAtaccacagtattgcagtatatacctAAAATCACTGTATTGCTGCGCTTCATAAGAGTGCAAACACGGCAGCCACGGGTGCCTTTGCAGGCCTCCAGCTGTCATGGTAAGCTGTCAATAACCTGAGATCATATTGCAAGGGGCTGAAGAGGACATGGAGCGGCCTCTGGACCATGTGCTTAAAATTTCGCTGTCATTGATTACTATTTAAAGATTCTTTAGCTACATTTTTGATTTGCTGCAAAATTCGTTTAACAATGTTATTCAAAATAATTCTTGATCTATGTCTTCTAAAGTTCTAAAGTAGGCATGCCAAAAGGACACAGTTACTATAGACAATATCAATCTCTAGTGCTATTAGCTAAATGGCACTTGATGTTTTGGCATGAATATTTGGAGAGAAACTTGGACTCTACTTCAACTTAATATCATTCAGTAAGGAGAAGCAACCATTCATTACAGAATTACAGAACTAATTGTATTGATCTGTTTGTACAAAGAAAGCTGTAGGAAGTACTTAATTTGTCATATGACTCCACTATATTACCATATTTTACatatggctgcaccattatttcgCACCAGTTCACTTCTTTAAGAGGCTGTGTCAATTTACAGAGCATGTATCGAACATATTCTTTCATGTGCACCTTGATGAACATTAAGAGAAATGACACCTGCATAGAAATGTTCTGCAAATAATTCCAACATAAAGTTTCCAGTTGACACAAGCATATTTGACTACATCAATTCTGAAAATTACATTTGAAGTGAAGGCATTCAATTTTTAATCTTGTAATATTAAGTCAGCAATCGTTACATTCAATTATCCATCAAAGTACATAAAGTTTGGCAAGAATTATTTTGCCATTTAAATTGTAAATAGTACATCTTCCTAAAAATTGCATGTGACAGCTACATTGTACACTGAATCTTATTTCTTAAGCCAAAATACTACTATTTTTGCAAGTACAAAGAAAATGTGGTAATTGACTTGCTGAGTTCATCACAAATTACACTCAGTCACCACAGGATGTGAAGAAAAGAATAAGAAGTCTCTTCATCAAGCAGAAGAAGTTACCACTATATTGTTCATTGTTCTTAAGCTATTTAAAGTGTGCAACAAATTAATTAAAGGGAAATCCAGTAGTAATTAGCTTCTGATACTTATGGATAGATGTCACACTGTGATTTTGAAAAATCATTCATATCCAGAACTAAAGAACGCTATAGAAAACTATTACAACTATGGCACTATAGTAAAGTTTTAGTGATTAGAAGTCTGACACAAAACTTTGAGCAAATGTGACTTTAGATTTTGATAGCTTAAATAATTGTGTTAGGAAATGTGCATACAGCATCTTAATTCTGACTGCGAGGCCCTCAAGGATTGCTTAGGCGAAGCCATTTCAGGAAAAAAGTAGgggttttgctatttttttttatggCGGCTCTGCCATTGACGTATTTTCCCTACACTTTCAACTATAAAGGGTGGGCAGCTCCCAAATGAAGCCACCCGAAGAATGAACatgactgaacatgtgcacagaaaTGTCATTTTTATGTTGTTGAGCAGTATTGGGTTTTTTTCTGGAAGTTTTGCAGCGATTTTTAAGGCAGATTCCAGGCAGAATCTGACTGAAaatgatgttgtgtgcacatactcttaggttTCCTTTGCTTCATAGTCTAATCTGGAAATCAGTGGTGAACCAAAATCAACAGCATTACTTAGGAAAGAACTTTCGCAAAATGTTTCACATTGAACTGAACTTGCAATAGGTTACACACACATTATGGAGATAATAGAAATCTAAGTATTTGGAGCGTAATAAGGTTTTGTAATGTCCAAAAGGGTGTTATCagagagttttcactgggggcgcATACTTCTTCTCCctttatgatgctgaccaatcataagcaggcagcagtaCTCAAAGGAACATGCCCCCCAGCATAGACTAGAGTAGATTTCTCAGTAAGTGAGATGAGACATGAGATGTATATCAGACAGCTCTGATTTCCTTGTCTAACAACCTACATGAGTCAATGGGGGGAAAGGTAGTGCAGTTGAATTTAGTTGTGTCACATTACAACCTTTCTATTAGCTTTCATCCTCTCGTAGCACTGCAAAGTGATTACAAGTTGCTTGGGCAAAAGTGTGTTTTCAAAATGGTGATTACTAACACATGTCAGTAATCAGGAGAGGTGATAGAACATCTAGtctcacagctaaactcagctgccaTGCCCCTCCCTCACACTGACTAATGCAGGAGATTAGACCAGGAGATCAAAGCTGTCTGTCTCTACACATCTTGCATACTGAGAAATCCCAAAACTAGGGTGGACGTGTTCTTCTTTCATTTGagtgttgttgcctgcttatgattggtcagcttcATACAGGGAGATGAAGCACACACCCCCAGTGAAAATCGTCTGATAGCATCCACTCATTAGATGCCAATGGAAAAGTGaaattaaataaacaaaaaaaaaccattttaTTCTCCTCTGTAGCCACCATATTaccgtgtgtccagttcaacatagaaattttggtgaaaggtcctctttaaagtatTACAAAATCATCTTAACTATTATTTCTTTTAAAAATGAAGGGCTCGACTCATTAAGACTGCCATTTCGTGCGCCAGTCTTCATAAGGGGCATGCAGGAATAAGATGCATCAAATTCATTCTTATTAATAAAGTGCCCCTTGCCAGAAATGTTATTCAATTTTAAAAACTGGATTACCATTTCTGGTATAAGAAATGCTGCCAATTTAGAAGAATTTGATAGGTGGGCACGGCCAAGCTACACCCACATTGGATCCTACCCAGATCTGCTCATTTTGGTGGAGCAGCCTGAAACTCCAAAAGGCACAATATTTTTATGCAATTTTGCATTGTACAAATTTTTGTGAATTTTCAAAGTACTTTACGCCAGTTTTTTGGTGTAAACACTTTGATAAATTGGGGCCTCAGTTTCCCATTTTAAAAACTTTTACATTAGTTAAAAGAAGAGATAGAAAACCTTCACTTTTCTGTGGTTGCCGTTATATTATAGATCCAGCATCTACTGTATATGTATGGAAAGCTGCATTTTCATTTGTACAGACTGCTGAGTGAGCAGTACAAGCAGTACTTTAGGCTATATTTTTTCCCAATTTCAAAGAGTGAAATTTAGGATATTCTGGGGTTTAAAATGCATTGTGTGCACAAGAGTTTTACAAATTACAGTCACTTTAATGTAATATCTGCCCACTTTGGTAATTATTGCAGAACAGTAAAAAAATCAAGGGGCAAACCTTCCAATCAATATGCACTACATATCTTGTACAAACTGAGCCAGAAATAAGGCTCACATGTCGTGCGCCACATTTATTATGGTTTCTTTTACACGCTTTTTGTGGTGATCTTGCTATGAGGCTGTGGCTTTGGGGGAAGGGATCTGAAAGATGTAAAAACTGAACTGCAGCCCAAGGATTAGTTTCTCTTTTCCTACAAGTCATAATGAATATTGCAGCATATATTTTAATTATTCAAAATGTATTATCTATGAAATGCGAATATAACTTTGTGTATTAAATATTTCATTACTGGACACCAGCATTATATATTAATTGTATAAAATATATACAATGAACATACCTGAAAATTTGTTGGAGTTATAAAGAAAATGTAATGTCAACAGAACCCTATTTTGTTGTGCTGAGAAGTCAGGAATGTTTGGAGCTTTATCACCTTTAACTAGGATCCTATTAGGCAAAAATGTCTGAAAATCATTCGTGGTCTCAAGATTAGTCAGGAAGTTAGTCGCTGCAATGAAATCAACTGTCATTGCCCAATCCAAACCAAAGCTTTGTTCTGGTTCTGAATTGTAGTTTAACCTGTGCAGATATAGAAGTATTAAGTCAGAGTGTTTCAGGGTTAACAATGAATATTACTTCATAAATATTTTAATGCTTTCTAAATTGAATACAAAAATTGAcctgaagactagtgatgagcaaacgtgctcggataaggtgttatccgagcatgctagggtgctgagtgtcttcagcgtgctcaaaaaatatgtttgagtctctgcagctgcatgtcttgtgactgttcgacagcctcaacacatgcagggattgcctgtttgttaggcaatctctgcatgtgttgcgactgtctaacagcaacgagacatgcagccacggagactcaaacatatttttcgagcatatcaaagtcactcggttagcacccaagcttgctcggataacaccttatctggcacgtttgctcatcactacttaaggCGTTTTCCAGTCTCAGAAAGTCCCAATCTCCAGGCGCAGTTTGTTTAAAAGAAACAAACTTCCTTTACTTACCATCCTCAGGACCCGCAGTAAGTCCAAGTTGCTGCTACTGGTGTATCTTACTAGCACATTGACAATGCAGCAG is a window of Ranitomeya variabilis isolate aRanVar5 chromosome 2, aRanVar5.hap1, whole genome shotgun sequence DNA encoding:
- the C2H6orf58 gene encoding protein LEG1 homolog is translated as MISPKSWWACMNYYLAVIPFLAALDAGLLPGIPYDIVISRPSEFQSDFCYSVNECRLSSLKAMDEWKYFFQSIKSINQVSDISVPPLSKEEDNALSYMWKAHVESVSVALPRCSPRLNYNSEPEQSFGLDWAMTVDFIAATNFLTNLETTNDFQTFLPNRILVKGDKAPNIPDFSAQQNRVLLTLHFLYNSNKFSGGLILRLWRKAMCSEKGRAEGRNLLYNMVHDPKMVPQTMINIIIPMASACEQAKSRKK